In one Nocardioides sp. NBC_00368 genomic region, the following are encoded:
- a CDS encoding glycoside hydrolase family 32 protein, with protein sequence MPTDHLLPRFHIRPPRGYLNDPNGPIQVGDTTHLYFQYRPSTDTEVPVEWGHASSTDLVRWRLHRPAMAPEPGGPDTDGCWSGNTILEDGNVRAFYSGRRNDLEFQPVITSLSRDGGATFDAPQLIGLDPEPEEGITMFRDPFAWQDDDGLHLVVGAAGPDRTASIRHYRRTEAGWTYVGDLASLPRQDVDGNDTGEGWECPQVYHLGGRALAVVSSWSHADGPGNVLAFFADQPERAVRVDDGPSFYAASAMRTSPYGPLMFGWITERRSPDWWDEDGWAGTISLARTVALGPDGGLRFAPVPTVDGLRAGSAVAVDGGGVEIGAQAEISVPHVNGTVLLEFGEAESVEITVDTGAGTLVLDGRHASRDDRAEPWRIVVDDAYDTSAGAPPALRLFLDGSVIEAFTSAGRVATARVYPTQPPPWRLEAPAGALTWQLRGAADAR encoded by the coding sequence TTGCCCACGGACCACCTGCTTCCGCGATTCCACATCCGCCCGCCGCGCGGCTACCTCAACGACCCGAACGGACCGATCCAGGTCGGCGACACCACCCACCTCTACTTCCAGTACCGCCCCAGCACGGACACCGAGGTGCCGGTCGAGTGGGGCCACGCCAGCAGCACAGACCTCGTCAGGTGGCGGCTGCACCGGCCGGCGATGGCACCCGAGCCGGGTGGCCCCGACACCGACGGCTGCTGGTCCGGCAACACGATCCTCGAGGACGGGAACGTACGCGCCTTCTACTCCGGCCGCCGCAACGACCTGGAGTTCCAGCCCGTGATCACCTCCCTCTCCCGCGACGGCGGCGCGACCTTCGACGCCCCGCAGCTGATCGGGCTCGACCCCGAACCGGAGGAGGGCATCACGATGTTCCGCGATCCCTTCGCCTGGCAGGACGACGACGGCCTCCACCTCGTGGTCGGGGCGGCTGGCCCGGACCGGACGGCGTCGATCCGGCACTACCGCCGGACCGAGGCCGGCTGGACCTATGTCGGTGACCTGGCGTCCCTGCCCCGGCAGGACGTCGACGGCAACGACACCGGCGAGGGCTGGGAGTGCCCGCAGGTCTACCATCTCGGCGGGCGCGCCCTCGCCGTCGTGTCGTCCTGGTCGCATGCCGACGGCCCGGGGAACGTGCTCGCCTTCTTCGCCGACCAGCCCGAGCGCGCCGTCCGGGTCGACGACGGCCCGAGCTTCTACGCCGCCTCGGCGATGCGGACCAGCCCCTACGGTCCGCTGATGTTCGGCTGGATCACCGAGCGGCGCTCGCCGGACTGGTGGGACGAGGACGGCTGGGCCGGGACGATCTCGCTGGCCCGCACCGTCGCGCTCGGCCCCGACGGCGGGCTCCGGTTCGCGCCGGTGCCGACGGTCGACGGCCTACGCGCCGGCTCTGCCGTGGCGGTCGACGGTGGCGGTGTGGAGATCGGCGCTCAGGCCGAGATCTCGGTCCCGCACGTGAACGGCACGGTGCTTCTCGAGTTCGGCGAGGCAGAGTCGGTCGAGATCACGGTCGACACCGGCGCCGGGACGCTCGTCCTCGACGGGCGCCACGCCAGTCGCGACGATCGTGCCGAGCCCTGGCGGATCGTGGTCGACGATGCGTACGACACCTCTGCCGGGGCGCCGCCCGCGCTCCGGTTGTTCCTGGACGGCTCGGTCATCGAGGCGTTCACGAGTGCCGGCCGGGTGGCCACGGCGCGGGTCTACCCGACCCAGCCTCCACCGTGGCGGCTGGAGGCGCCTGCTGGTGCGCTGACCTGGCAGCTGCGCGGCGCCGCCGACGCGCGGTAG
- a CDS encoding sulfite exporter TauE/SafE family protein: MERLIIFALVGLAAQAVDGSLGMAYGVTSSTLLVATGVAPAVASASVHLAEVGTTLASGVSHWRLGNVDWKVVAKIAVPGGIGAFTGATVLSSISTESATPWVAGILLLLGVYIIARFVFGKPPVFIPGRRPGLGLLAPLGLFGGFIDATGGGGWGPVTTPTLISSGTLHPRKVIGSVSTAEFVTTLSASVGFLVGLAGEALDWRIIGGLLVGGVIAAPFAAYLVKHLSLPILGGLVGSIILITNGRTLLRNFDAESVAAYGVLFALAAVIVTIAVRKTGGRLTDAQEPEPTTAPTSEPTSESANA; encoded by the coding sequence ATGGAGCGGCTGATCATCTTCGCGCTCGTCGGTCTCGCGGCCCAGGCGGTCGACGGGTCGCTGGGAATGGCTTACGGCGTCACCTCGAGCACGCTGCTGGTCGCGACCGGGGTCGCGCCGGCGGTCGCGTCGGCATCGGTGCATCTGGCCGAGGTGGGCACGACGCTCGCCTCGGGCGTCTCGCACTGGCGGCTCGGCAACGTCGACTGGAAGGTCGTGGCGAAGATCGCGGTCCCCGGCGGGATCGGCGCCTTCACCGGCGCGACCGTCCTCTCCAGCATCTCGACGGAGAGCGCGACGCCCTGGGTGGCCGGGATCCTGCTCCTCCTGGGCGTCTACATCATCGCCCGTTTCGTCTTCGGCAAGCCGCCGGTCTTCATCCCGGGCCGGCGCCCGGGCCTCGGCCTGCTCGCCCCGCTGGGTCTCTTCGGCGGCTTCATCGACGCCACCGGTGGCGGCGGCTGGGGCCCCGTGACCACGCCGACCCTGATCTCCAGCGGGACCCTGCACCCGCGCAAGGTGATCGGCTCGGTCTCCACCGCCGAGTTCGTCACCACCCTCTCGGCGAGCGTCGGCTTCCTGGTCGGGCTGGCAGGGGAGGCGCTCGACTGGCGGATCATCGGCGGCCTCCTCGTCGGTGGCGTGATCGCGGCCCCGTTCGCCGCCTACCTCGTCAAGCACCTCTCGCTGCCCATCCTCGGCGGCCTGGTCGGCAGCATCATCCTGATCACCAACGGACGTACGTTGCTGCGCAACTTCGACGCCGAGTCCGTCGCCGCCTACGGCGTCCTCTTCGCCCTCGCCGCCGTCATCGTCACCATCGCCGTGCGCAAGACCGGCGGCAGGCTCACCGACGCCCAGGAACCGGAGCCGACGACGGCGCCGACGTCCGAGCCCACGTCCGAGTCCGCCAACGCCTGA
- a CDS encoding HNH endonuclease has protein sequence MYETIDRLLDGPPPGAPEGELVDWISRLEAVKCRAEAVQAEVSVRLEEAVRARQTKAGVPARKLGEGVASQVALARRVSPAKGAKLLGLAKILLTEMPHTFALMKAGVFSQWQATILARETACLSLENRRVIDHELCATGTNGEPARAVSMGLRQLENAAKKLAISLDQASVVARAANAEKDRRVSVRPAPDTMTWLGALLPVKDGVAVFAALDQAANAARAAGDERTRGQVMADTLVDRVTGRAAGGKPRIEVKIVMTADSLANTSDQPALVEGYGPVPAGWAREALAEAEVFVRRLFADPAGHLVAMEARSRKAPDGLAEFITTRDGGICRTVGCDAPIRNIDHIQRHADGGETSAQNLQGLCERCNQAKEAIGWQARPGPDGSITTITPTGHVYTSPPPDTWAPDPPPLSRAEFTLRDVLLDHTLAA, from the coding sequence ATGTACGAGACCATCGACCGCCTCCTCGACGGGCCACCACCCGGTGCGCCCGAGGGTGAGCTGGTCGACTGGATCTCCCGCCTCGAAGCGGTCAAGTGCCGCGCCGAGGCGGTCCAGGCAGAGGTCTCGGTACGTCTCGAGGAAGCTGTTCGGGCACGACAGACCAAGGCCGGGGTTCCTGCCCGGAAGCTCGGCGAAGGGGTGGCCTCGCAGGTCGCGCTCGCGCGGCGGGTCTCACCAGCCAAGGGTGCGAAGCTGCTCGGGCTGGCGAAAATCCTCCTCACCGAGATGCCCCACACCTTCGCTCTGATGAAGGCCGGGGTGTTCTCGCAGTGGCAGGCCACCATCCTCGCCCGCGAGACCGCCTGCTTGTCCCTGGAAAACCGTCGGGTCATCGACCACGAACTCTGCGCCACCGGGACGAACGGTGAACCCGCCCGGGCGGTCTCGATGGGGCTACGGCAGCTCGAGAACGCCGCGAAGAAGCTTGCGATCAGCCTCGACCAGGCCTCCGTCGTTGCGCGCGCCGCGAACGCCGAGAAAGACCGGCGAGTCAGCGTCCGGCCGGCACCCGACACGATGACCTGGCTCGGCGCCCTGCTTCCGGTCAAGGACGGCGTCGCCGTGTTCGCCGCATTGGATCAGGCCGCCAATGCCGCCCGTGCCGCCGGGGACGAACGGACCCGGGGTCAGGTCATGGCCGACACCCTGGTCGACCGGGTCACCGGCCGCGCGGCCGGTGGGAAGCCGCGGATCGAGGTCAAGATCGTGATGACCGCCGACTCGCTCGCCAACACCAGCGACCAGCCTGCGTTGGTCGAGGGCTACGGCCCCGTTCCCGCCGGCTGGGCTCGGGAGGCGCTGGCTGAGGCCGAGGTGTTCGTGCGCCGTCTGTTCGCCGACCCCGCCGGGCACCTGGTCGCGATGGAAGCCCGCTCCCGCAAGGCCCCCGACGGCCTGGCCGAGTTCATCACCACCCGCGACGGCGGGATCTGTCGGACCGTCGGGTGTGACGCCCCCATCCGCAACATCGACCACATCCAACGCCACGCCGACGGTGGCGAAACCAGTGCCCAGAACCTCCAAGGTCTCTGCGAACGCTGCAATCAGGCCAAGGAAGCGATCGGCTGGCAGGCCAGACCCGGACCCGACGGCAGCATCACCACGATCACACCGACGGGCCACGTCTACACCAGCCCACCACCCGACACCTGGGCACCGGACCCACCACCCCTGTCCCGGGCAGAGTTCACGCTGCGCGACGTGCTCCTGGACCACACCCTCGCGGCCTGA
- a CDS encoding DUF1048 domain-containing protein, translating to MNNILTRLIGDKKDWKRMEARAAALPADYRTVYTEMKNYMWRFTTSDGMDIVAILRDILDLFDTEAAAGRSVVEVTGPDLAAFCDARLPEQQDIYRAKLRANLNKVADKLA from the coding sequence ATGAACAACATCCTCACCCGCCTCATCGGCGACAAGAAGGACTGGAAGCGCATGGAAGCCCGCGCCGCCGCACTCCCCGCCGACTACCGCACCGTCTACACGGAGATGAAGAACTACATGTGGCGCTTCACCACCAGCGACGGCATGGACATCGTCGCCATCCTGCGCGACATCCTGGATCTGTTCGACACCGAGGCCGCCGCCGGCCGCAGCGTCGTCGAGGTCACCGGGCCCGACCTGGCCGCGTTCTGCGACGCCAGGCTGCCCGAACAGCAGGACATCTACCGCGCCAAGCTGCGCGCGAACCTCAACAAGGTCGCCGACAAGCTCGCCTGA